The DNA window AACAACTGAGCCAGTAGCGGGACAACCACGAGCATTCGTTTTATCCGTTATGTTCAGGCAGGAATATGAAGATCAAGGAGTGAGCAAAAAATGTattcaaatgaatgaatgtagaACTTCCAGAAACCATTGCAAAATCAACATCAAAACATCATCAAATTAACATAAACAAGCGTAAACATCGCGTCGTAAGAACCAGCCGGACTttagactttctgtggtgttccctTTGCTCGTCATCACTGACcagtgaaaattaatagtaatgGCATTTTCcgcaaaattagaattgtgcttTGAACTCTGTAAACTGTAACAAcgtcttctttatttttctcataaatttgGTGGAAGATTTcagtcttctttctatttctacgtttgaagaacattcaaacttctgCTTCAAATACTCCCTCGATACCGGCATAA is part of the Necator americanus strain Aroian chromosome V, whole genome shotgun sequence genome and encodes:
- a CDS encoding hypothetical protein (NECATOR_CHRV.G19340.T1), with protein sequence MVDKQLASELWYHGLLPREDIKMMLRNNGDFLVRTTEPVAGQPRAFVLSVMFRQEYEDQGKPLQNQHQNIIKLT
- a CDS encoding hypothetical protein (NECATOR_CHRV.G19340.T2) — protein: MVDKQLASELWYHGLLPREDIKMMLRNNGDFLVRTTEPVAGQPRAFVLSVMFRQEYEDQGVSKKCIQMNECRTSRNHCKINIKTSSN